From the Finegoldia magna ATCC 29328 genome, the window AGTAATAGTAAACGCACCAATGAAAAATGAGACTATTGTTCAGATGAAAAAAGTTCTAGATATTCCAATCGTCGCTACAATCGTATCTGCATATGATGATATCGAAGGAAAGATAAAATCTGGTGTGGATATATTAAATGTATCAGGCGGAAAGAAAACTGCATTTTTAGTTGAAGAAATTAGAAAAAAAGTTGGATATGAATTCCCAATAATTGCAACAGGCGGCGATAATGAACAAAACGTGATTGATACAATAAATGCTGGTGCTAATGCTTTAAGCTATACTCCTCCTACATCTGGTGAAATTTTCCATAAAGTAATGGCAAATTACAGACAAGATATGAGAGATAAGCAAGATGAGTAAAAGTATAGATACAAAAGAACTCATAAAAATCGCTTTATTTAGTGCATTAATAATAATTGGATCATATATAATAATTCCATTATTCCCAGTTCCCATATCTTTACAAAGTTTATTTGCAATAGCATCGGGATATTATTTAAGCAAAAAATACGCAAACATGTCAGTCTTGTTGTATATAGTGTTGGGTCTTATTGGGCTTCCTGTTTTTGCTGGAGGAAAAGGTGGAATGCAGACAGTATTTTCACCAAGCTTTGGATATGTAATAGGATTTTTGGCACAAACTTTTTACGTTAGATTTAAAAATCGTAATCAATCAAAGTTAAATCTTTTTATAATGTTCATGATTTCATCACTTATTATTTATTGTTTTGGTGTGATATACATGGGATTATTTTTTAAATTATCTAACAAACAATTTGATTTGTGGAAATTATTGTTCACTGGTATGATTGTTTTCTTACCTGGTGATATGTTAAAAGCATTGATTTTTAGTTTCGTAACAAAAAGAATAGAAAAATACATTTAAAAAAGCCATACAAGTTTGATTATAAAATCAAATTTGTATGACTTTTTTTATTCTGTAATTTCTTTTAATTTTCCAAAAATTTTGTAATCAACATTTCTTAATTCACTGATATTTCTTGCTCCAAGCATTACCATAAGCATTTTTAGTTTATAAATCAAACTATCCAAAAATTCCTTCGCAAATTCATAACCACCATGCATTAAATAAGATAATACTTCTCCACTCATTGCTGTCATATCCGCGCCAAGAACAAGAGCTTTTACAATATCAATTGCTGTCTTTATTCCGCCACTTGCGATTAAAAACAAATCATCAGGCTTATCTTTCATTTCTAACAAGATTTTTGCAGTAGGAATTCCCCAACAATAAAACTCAGAAAATTCCATGTCAAACCTTCTGTTGTCCTCTATTTCAGAGAAATTAGTTCCACCAAATCCTGCAATATCAATGTATCTAACACCTAAATCGTATAATTCATAGATTGTCTTCTTGCTCATACCATAACCCACTTCTTTTACGATTATTGGCACATTTACATTTTCTACGATATTTTTGATGTTATCTTTAATTCCAGAAAATTCTCGGTCTCCCTCTTCCATAATCAATTCTTGAATTGGATTTAAATGAAGTCCAAACATATCAGAATCTATCATTTCGATAGCTTTTTTAACTGATTCCAAGCTTTCTCTTGCAGAAAGATTTCCTATTACGATGTTTTCGTTTTTAATCAAATTTTCTCGTACAAGTTCGAAACTTTCAATCGCTTCATCTTCCACAAGAGCAATTTTTTGACTACCTACCGCCATTGGAATGTTGAATGTCTTACACAACCTAGCCAAATCTTCATTGATATCGCAGCAGGAATCTCCGCCACCAGTCATGGCATTTATCATGAAGGGATAGTCGATTTTTTTGCCGTTAAATTCCACAGACAAATCGACATCATTCAAATCAATCTCAGGTAATGATGTGTGTTCCAAATATACACAATCAAATAAGTTGTTACCTCTGTATTCTGATTTTAAATAATTTTCAATGTGTTCTTGCTTTCTTTCCACAAAAATACCTCCAAAAAACAAAACCGCTAATTATTTTGTGATTCTTCCTCATTTTCATTATTTTCGTTGTTTTCACGATTAGTGGTTTGATCATCCAGTTTGTATTCAGCAAATAACCTGTCTACAATTTCTGGTAATTGTTCTTCATCAGCCATATACCAACTAATTCCGTCATTCTTATATTCTCCTGGTAGTATATAGCTATGTATTTTGCTAGATGAAAAGTTCGGAAGTTTTGTGAGATAAGATGTCATATCTCCCAATGGAATATTTGTCTTTACATCTCTTTTGAAAATTTCAATCATTTTTGGCATTTTAGTAATATTTGCTGGACTCAATAATTGATCCAACAATGTCTTTATAAAATAATGTTGATTTTCAATTCTCGCTTCATCAGATCCACCCAATGGATGACGTGCTCTTACATATTGCAACGCTTCATCTCCGTTAAGTTTTGATTTTCCTTTTGGGATACGGATATGTCTTGATTCGACAACTATTTCAGCTGGTGAATCAACTTCAACGCCTCCCATAGCATCTACTATGTGTTCAACGCTATCAAAATCAACTTCTACGTAATAATCCAAGTCAATTCCCAATAAATTTCTCAACGCTTTCAAAGATCCTTTTGCTCCTTCGTAAGCGTGTGCTGCATTTACTTTGTGGATATTGCCGTTCAATCTTATTTGGGTATCTCTCGGAACAGATAATATGTCCACGTTACCAGAATTAAAATTAACTTTGCAAACCATTATAGTATCAGACCTTTGATGATCTGTAGTGCTTACTTCTTTGTCTATTCCCAAAAGAACAAATAAAAATTCATCCGGTATATTTTGTTCAATTACGTTATTTTTTCCTAATTCATCGCCTTTAATATCAGAGCCAGTTGTTTTTAAGCTTCCAAGAAATTTACCAGCACCAAAATACACTCCCAAAAATAGTGCTAGCGAAATAAAAAAGACAATAACAGCTCTTTTCTTCATTCTATCCTCCAAATATATCTTAATGAACAAAGCACTCGGATTTACCGGTGCTTTGTCATAACACTTATTTAATTATATCAAAAACAATGAAAATTTACACTAATTTTGATTTTTTGTAAGTTTTAATTATTAATTTTCTCTTTTGCTTGTGAAAGCATAAGTTTGATTCTGTTAATTTGATTTACTTCACTTGCGCCTGGATCGTAGTCAATTGGAATGATGTTTGCTTGCGGATACAATTGTCTAATTCTTTTGATAACGCCTTTTCCTGTGATATGGTTAGGAAGACAACCAAATGGTTGGATACATACAATGTTATTGGCGTTTATGTGAATTAATTCAATCATTTCTGCAGTTAACAACCAGCCTTCACCGTATTGGTTTCCAAGCGATACAACTTCTTGTGCGTAATCTTCTAGTTCTTGTATTTTTAGTGGATGAGTAAATTTAGATTTAATTAATTGATTTCTAATGTATTTTCTGTAATGTTCAATCAAATTTACACCCATGTTGCACATGAATCCTGTGAATTTTGATTTTGATAAGAAATTTCCTTTGTGGTATTCGTTTCTCAAACAGTAAAGTACAAAATCTGTCAAATCAGGCATTACAACTTCACAACCTTCTTTTTCCAATAAATCTTGTAAATTATTATTGGCTTGAGGAAGATATTTTACGAGAATTTCTCCAACAATACCAACTTTTGGTTTTTGGATATCCAATAATTCTATTTTTGAGAAATCCTCAATAATTTCATCGACTGTTTGTCTGAATAATTTTGAACTTGATTTCAAAACTCTCTTTTGACATTCTTCAATCCATTTTTGTTTTAGAGCATCAGTTTGTTTATCTTTTTCGTAAGCTCTAGTAAAGTTTGATAATCTCATTATCAAATCTCCATACAAAACAGCAACTATCATTTTTTGTAATACTAATGGAGAAAGATTAAATCCTTCGTTTTTTTCGATATTTTGCCAAGAAATAGCAATTACAGGAATATTTTCGTATCCCGCTTCTTTTAGTGCTTTTCTTATGAAACCAACGTAGTTACTTGCTCTGCACGCTCCACCAGTTTGACTCATTAACAAAGCTAGTTTGTTAGTATCATATCTTCCAGAATTTATAGCTTCCATCATTTGTCCAACAACTGTAATTGATGGATAACAAGCGTCGTTGTTTACATACTTCAATCCTTCGTCGATTACTTTTGAATTAACATCTTTCAAAAATTCTACCTTGTAACCACTAGCTTTGAAAAGTGCTTCCATTATTTCGAAGTGATCAGGCGCCATTTGCGGTGCGAGAATTGTGTATTCATCTTTCATCTTCTTAGTGAATTCAACTTTTTCTACATGATATGATTTTTTCACATTTGGAATGAAGTTTTTCTTTTCAAGCGCTTGTATCAATGATCTTATTCTGATTTTTACAGCTCCTAAGTTGCTTATTTCGTCGATTTTTAGTACAGTGTAAATTTTTCCTTTTGCAGACAAAATTTCATTAACTTGGTCTGTAGTTACAGCATCTATTCCGCAACCAAATGAATTTAGCTGAACCATTTCCAAATCTTCACTGTTTCCGACAATTTCAGCTGCTCTGTAAAGTCTTGAGTGATATACCCATTGATCCAATACTCTCAAATCGCTATCTACATCGTCATCATAATCAATTATAGAATCTTCTGACAAAACTCCAAGACCTAATGAAGTGATAAGTTCAGGAATTCCGTGGTTGATTTCTGAATCAACATGATATGGCCTACCAGCTAATACAATTGCTTTTTTACCCATTTCGCGAATCTTAGACAAAGCTTTCTTGCCTTCAACTTTTACATCTTTTCTGTATTTTTCAAGTTCATCCCATGCTCTATCAACACTGTTAGAAATGTCCTTGTCAGAAAGCGCAAGCTCTTTTAATTCATCGATAAGTCTCGTTTTTAATTTGTTTTTATCTTGGAATGAGATGAATGGGTTGAAGAATTTTGTGTTTTTCAATCCATCAACATTATTTTTAATAACTTCTGGATAACCAGTAACAACTGGACAGTTGATGTGATTATTCGCCTTATCGTATTCTTGTTTTTCGAAAAATACTGAAGGATAAAATATCATATCAACATTTTTTTCTAATAAATCTTCAATGTGGCCGTGAACTAATTTTGCTGGATAACAGCATGTTTCACTTGTAATAGAGGAAATTCCTTTTTCGTAGATTTCTCTTGACGATTTAGATGACAATACAACTCTGTATCCTAAATTTGTGAAGAATGTATGCCAGAAAGGATAATTTTCGTACATATTCAACACTCTAGGGATTCCTACAGTTGCTCTCGCTTTATCTTTTGGAATGCTCTTATAACCAAATAATCTCTTGTTTTTGTAATCGTACATATTTGGAAGCTTGTCTTTTTTATCGAGACTAATTCCAGCTCCTCTTTCGCATCTATTTCCAGTTACAAATTTCTTGCCGTTTGCAAATTTGTTTATAGTCAATTTACAATGGTTCGAACAGTATTTACATTCAGCTTGTTCTTGAGTGTATTCAAATTTTTCAAGTTCATCTTCTGATAAAATCGTGGAATATCCTGTTGATTTTTCTTTTGCAATCAAAGCCATTCCCATGGCTCCCATAAGGCCTGAAATATTCGGTCTTGTTGGAATTTTGCCTGTGATTTTTTCGAACGCTCTTAAAATCGCATCCCCGTAGAATGTACCACCTTGAACTACGATATGTTCACCTAATTTTGATGGATCTCTAAGTTTGATAACTTTTTGGATTGCGTTTTTGATTACTGAATAGCATAAACCTGCTGCAATATCACTGACACTAGCGCCTTCTTTTTGCGCTTGTTTTACTTTCGAATTCATAAAAACTGTACATCTTGAACCTAAATCCACAGGATTTTCCGATTCAAGAGCTTTTTGTTGAAATTCTTGTACCGATAAATTCAAACTGTGAGCAAATGTTTCAATAAATGATCCACAACCTGAAGAACATGCTTCATTTAATTGAATGGAGTCAATTATTCCGTCATTTACATGCATTGCTTTCATGTCTTGACCGCCAATATCCAAGACGAAATCAACATCCGGATCAAAATATCTTGCAGCAGTCAAATGTGCGATTGTTTCTACTTCTCCAAAATCGACTGATAATGCTTGTTTTATAAAATCTTCACCATAACCTGTGATACCACTGCTTGCGATTTTTTGATTTTCGTTTAATTTGGAATAAATTACAGATAACTGTTCCTTTACTAAATCGAGTGGATTACCTTGGTTATTTGCATAAAAATGATAAACAATGTTGCAGTCTTCATCAATTACTACAATTTTACTAGTAGTTGAACCCGCATCTATCCCCAAGTATAAGTTTCCTTCTACCTCATCAATATTTTTGAATTTTACGTTAGATTTCTTGTGATTTTCATAAAAATCTTCTTTTTCTTTCTCATTTTTAAATAACGGCTCGAGTATCAAATCATCGCTAATTTCTTGCTTTTTGTCATAAGATCTGTTTAACAAATCTTCGTATTTTATAGATTCTTCATTCATTGATGCAATGGCTGCACCCAATGCTACAAATACTTGTGCATTATCAGGACTATAGAATGTATTCACGCCATCATCTAATGTTGTGATGAATCTGTTTCTTAATTCCGATAAGAAATAAAGTGGTCCACCCAAAAATACTATGTTCCCTTCAATAGGTCTTCCACATGCAAGATTAGATATTGTTTGATTGACAACAGATTGGAATACACTCACTGCCATGTCTTCTTTTGTTGCTCCTTGATTAATCAAAGCTTGAATGTCAGTTTTTGCATATACTCCGCATCTACTTGCAATCGAAAATATTTTCTTGTAATCCTTGGCTAATTCGTTAAGACCAGTAGCATCTGTTTTTAACAATGCAGCCATTTGGTCTATGAATGCTCCAGTTCCACCAGCGCAGATGGAGTTCATTCTTTGTTCTACGTTTCCTTTTAAATAAGTTATTTTACTATCTTCTCCCCCTAGCTCAATGCATACATCGGCATTGGGAATATATTTTTTTATAGCTGTAGTTCCTGCTACAACTTCTTGTATAAATTCAATATTTAAATTATCTTCAACATACATTCCGCCACTTCCAGTGACCATGATTGTACAATCGCTGTTTTTGAACTCTGGATGTGAATCGTATGCTTGTCTAAGAACATTTTTGGTAGTTTCTTCAATGTCAGAACGGTGTCTAGTGTATTCTTGAAATAAAATTTCGTAGTTTTCATTTATAATGACAAGTTTGACAGTCGTTGAACCTACATCTAATCCCATGTGGATTTTCATTGTGCTATTCCCTCCATATTCCTATACTAAGTTAGTATATTTCAAAAGCACAAAAACTTCAATAAATTTTTTTATGTATTATATGTTTTAATTTTACTATTTATCTCAGAAATTACTTTCAATTTATCACAAGACCATTTAGGCAGATAAAGTTTTGGCTTGTATGCATCTCCAGTCATTCTATGCACGACAGTATCTTCATTTAAAATTTTGAAACTATCAACGACCCAATCAGTGTACTCATCCATCGTTAAAATTTTAAATTTATTTTTTTGATAATAATCGTACAACCTTGAATCTGTTTGTATATATAAAGAATGAATTTTGATTCCCCAAATATCGTGTATTTGTGTTTGATACACACTTTCCAAGAAATCATCTTCAGTTTCATAAGGAAGTCCAGCGATTACATGTGATATAACTTTGATTCCATTATCCATTAGTTTTTTTGCCATATCAAAATAAACTTCATTGCTATAAGCACGATTGATCAATTCTATCGTAGACTTTTTTGTAGATTGAAGTCCCATTTCAACCCAAACATCAACCTCTTTATTGATATCACTCAAAAGTTGTATCTTCTCATCATCTAAGCAATCTCCTCTTGTTGCAATATCAAGCACAATTACATTTTCATTTTCAATAGCATCTGAATAGATTTTTCTAAGTTCATTTACAGGCTTATAAGTATTGGTAAATGATTGAAAATACGCAATAAATTTGTCAGCTTTTTTCTTTTCAGATAATCTTTTTATTTGCAATTCGACTTGGTCTTTGATTGAATACTCATTAAAAGTAAATTCACCAGAACCACTTTCAGAACAAAAAATACAGCCGTTAGAATTTTTTCTATTAGGACAACTGAACCCACCATCTAAGGGTAATTTGTAAACTTTAGTGCCGTATGTTTTTTTCAAATAATCACTTAATCTATTTATTTTTATTTTTTTCACGAATCCTCCTGAAAAAACTTTGCATCAGTTCCACACACTCTTTTTCCATAATACTTTTTACTTCTATTTTATGATTGAGACCTTCGTAATCATTTAACGATAGCAAAGACCCGCAAGCTCCTCTTTTTTTATCAAAAGCGCCGAACACAACTTTTGGTATTCTAGAATACACCAAAGCTCCAGTGCACATCACACAAGGCTCCAATGTCACATACATAGTGCAATCATCTAACCTAAAATTTCCAATAACTTGTGTTGCTTGATTGATAGCTTTTAATTCTGCATGCATTGTAGCGTTGTTATCTGTTTCCACACTATTATAGGCTTGGGCAATTATTTCGCCATTTTTTACAATAACACATCCAACTGGAACTTCGTCCATATCAAATGCAATCCTTGCTTGTTCGATAGCTTTTATCATGAATTTTTCATCATTATTTTCCATAATTTATAAAACACCTTTCCTATCCGATTATATCAAATTGTTTGTATTATTTAAATTTGAATACGTAAATCGTTTGTGATATTCTTTATATATAATGTAGTATTTAAGGAGGACTTATGTCAGAATCAAAATTTGAAGAGTTTCCATACGGAGAACTTGGAATCATAGCTATGAAAAACATTGAAGGTTTGGCAAAAGAAGTTGACGAACTTTTAATGAAAAAAAACGGTGCAACACAAAGTTATTTATTAAAAATAACAGAATCCAGATTTAGTAACGGCGAAGGAAAAGTTACAATCGATGAATCAGTTAGAGGTCGTGATATTTTAATCATATCAGACGTTGGAAATTATGGATTGAAGTACAATATGTTTGGTGAACAAACTATAATTGGTCCAGATGAACACTTCCAAGATATCAAAAGAGTAATCTCCGCAATCAATGGAAAAGCTTCTCGTATCAATGTAATGATGCCTCTTTTATATTCATCTCGTCAACACAGACGTAAATCAAGAGAATCGCTTGATTGTGCAATGGCACTTCAAGAATTAGAATCCATGGGAGTAGATGGAATTTACACATTTGATGTGCATGATCCAAACGTCCAAAACGCAATCCCATTGATGACATTTGAAAACATCTATCCTACAGCAGAAATAGTTAATTATTTCCTAGAAAAAGAAGAAATAACTACTGATGAATTAGACAAAAAAGACATGATTATAATTTCACCAGATACAGGCGCAATGGATAGAGCAATTTACTATTCAAATATTTTAAAACAAGACATAGGTTTATTCTACAAAAGACGTGATTACACTAAAGTTGTAGACGGCAAGAACCCTATAATCGAACACAAATACATCGGACGTGAAGTTGATGGAAAAGATATTTTAATCGTAGATGATATGATTGCTTCTGGTGGATCTGTTATTGATATAGCAAAACAATTGAAAAAACAAAACGCTAAGAGAATATTCTGCGCAGTAAGCTTCGCATTGTTTACTGAAGGCCCTGACAAATTTGACCAAATGTACAATGAAGGATTT encodes:
- a CDS encoding biotin transporter BioY translates to MSKSIDTKELIKIALFSALIIIGSYIIIPLFPVPISLQSLFAIASGYYLSKKYANMSVLLYIVLGLIGLPVFAGGKGGMQTVFSPSFGYVIGFLAQTFYVRFKNRNQSKLNLFIMFMISSLIIYCFGVIYMGLFFKLSNKQFDLWKLLFTGMIVFLPGDMLKALIFSFVTKRIEKYI
- the fni gene encoding type 2 isopentenyl-diphosphate Delta-isomerase; amino-acid sequence: MERKQEHIENYLKSEYRGNNLFDCVYLEHTSLPEIDLNDVDLSVEFNGKKIDYPFMINAMTGGGDSCCDINEDLARLCKTFNIPMAVGSQKIALVEDEAIESFELVRENLIKNENIVIGNLSARESLESVKKAIEMIDSDMFGLHLNPIQELIMEEGDREFSGIKDNIKNIVENVNVPIIVKEVGYGMSKKTIYELYDLGVRYIDIAGFGGTNFSEIEDNRRFDMEFSEFYCWGIPTAKILLEMKDKPDDLFLIASGGIKTAIDIVKALVLGADMTAMSGEVLSYLMHGGYEFAKEFLDSLIYKLKMLMVMLGARNISELRNVDYKIFGKLKEITE
- a CDS encoding LCP family protein encodes the protein MKKRAVIVFFISLALFLGVYFGAGKFLGSLKTTGSDIKGDELGKNNVIEQNIPDEFLFVLLGIDKEVSTTDHQRSDTIMVCKVNFNSGNVDILSVPRDTQIRLNGNIHKVNAAHAYEGAKGSLKALRNLLGIDLDYYVEVDFDSVEHIVDAMGGVEVDSPAEIVVESRHIRIPKGKSKLNGDEALQYVRARHPLGGSDEARIENQHYFIKTLLDQLLSPANITKMPKMIEIFKRDVKTNIPLGDMTSYLTKLPNFSSSKIHSYILPGEYKNDGISWYMADEEQLPEIVDRLFAEYKLDDQTTNRENNENNENEEESQNN
- a CDS encoding 2-hydroxyacyl-CoA dehydratase, with translation MKIHMGLDVGSTTVKLVIINENYEILFQEYTRHRSDIEETTKNVLRQAYDSHPEFKNSDCTIMVTGSGGMYVEDNLNIEFIQEVVAGTTAIKKYIPNADVCIELGGEDSKITYLKGNVEQRMNSICAGGTGAFIDQMAALLKTDATGLNELAKDYKKIFSIASRCGVYAKTDIQALINQGATKEDMAVSVFQSVVNQTISNLACGRPIEGNIVFLGGPLYFLSELRNRFITTLDDGVNTFYSPDNAQVFVALGAAIASMNEESIKYEDLLNRSYDKKQEISDDLILEPLFKNEKEKEDFYENHKKSNVKFKNIDEVEGNLYLGIDAGSTTSKIVVIDEDCNIVYHFYANNQGNPLDLVKEQLSVIYSKLNENQKIASSGITGYGEDFIKQALSVDFGEVETIAHLTAARYFDPDVDFVLDIGGQDMKAMHVNDGIIDSIQLNEACSSGCGSFIETFAHSLNLSVQEFQQKALESENPVDLGSRCTVFMNSKVKQAQKEGASVSDIAAGLCYSVIKNAIQKVIKLRDPSKLGEHIVVQGGTFYGDAILRAFEKITGKIPTRPNISGLMGAMGMALIAKEKSTGYSTILSEDELEKFEYTQEQAECKYCSNHCKLTINKFANGKKFVTGNRCERGAGISLDKKDKLPNMYDYKNKRLFGYKSIPKDKARATVGIPRVLNMYENYPFWHTFFTNLGYRVVLSSKSSREIYEKGISSITSETCCYPAKLVHGHIEDLLEKNVDMIFYPSVFFEKQEYDKANNHINCPVVTGYPEVIKNNVDGLKNTKFFNPFISFQDKNKLKTRLIDELKELALSDKDISNSVDRAWDELEKYRKDVKVEGKKALSKIREMGKKAIVLAGRPYHVDSEINHGIPELITSLGLGVLSEDSIIDYDDDVDSDLRVLDQWVYHSRLYRAAEIVGNSEDLEMVQLNSFGCGIDAVTTDQVNEILSAKGKIYTVLKIDEISNLGAVKIRIRSLIQALEKKNFIPNVKKSYHVEKVEFTKKMKDEYTILAPQMAPDHFEIMEALFKASGYKVEFLKDVNSKVIDEGLKYVNNDACYPSITVVGQMMEAINSGRYDTNKLALLMSQTGGACRASNYVGFIRKALKEAGYENIPVIAISWQNIEKNEGFNLSPLVLQKMIVAVLYGDLIMRLSNFTRAYEKDKQTDALKQKWIEECQKRVLKSSSKLFRQTVDEIIEDFSKIELLDIQKPKVGIVGEILVKYLPQANNNLQDLLEKEGCEVVMPDLTDFVLYCLRNEYHKGNFLSKSKFTGFMCNMGVNLIEHYRKYIRNQLIKSKFTHPLKIQELEDYAQEVVSLGNQYGEGWLLTAEMIELIHINANNIVCIQPFGCLPNHITGKGVIKRIRQLYPQANIIPIDYDPGASEVNQINRIKLMLSQAKEKINN
- a CDS encoding TIGR01212 family radical SAM protein (This family includes YhcC from E. coli K-12, an uncharacterized radical SAM protein.), whose translation is MKKIKINRLSDYLKKTYGTKVYKLPLDGGFSCPNRKNSNGCIFCSESGSGEFTFNEYSIKDQVELQIKRLSEKKKADKFIAYFQSFTNTYKPVNELRKIYSDAIENENVIVLDIATRGDCLDDEKIQLLSDINKEVDVWVEMGLQSTKKSTIELINRAYSNEVYFDMAKKLMDNGIKVISHVIAGLPYETEDDFLESVYQTQIHDIWGIKIHSLYIQTDSRLYDYYQKNKFKILTMDEYTDWVVDSFKILNEDTVVHRMTGDAYKPKLYLPKWSCDKLKVISEINSKIKTYNT
- the tadA gene encoding tRNA adenosine(34) deaminase TadA, giving the protein MENNDEKFMIKAIEQARIAFDMDEVPVGCVIVKNGEIIAQAYNSVETDNNATMHAELKAINQATQVIGNFRLDDCTMYVTLEPCVMCTGALVYSRIPKVVFGAFDKKRGACGSLLSLNDYEGLNHKIEVKSIMEKECVELMQSFFRRIREKNKNK
- a CDS encoding ribose-phosphate pyrophosphokinase codes for the protein MSESKFEEFPYGELGIIAMKNIEGLAKEVDELLMKKNGATQSYLLKITESRFSNGEGKVTIDESVRGRDILIISDVGNYGLKYNMFGEQTIIGPDEHFQDIKRVISAINGKASRINVMMPLLYSSRQHRRKSRESLDCAMALQELESMGVDGIYTFDVHDPNVQNAIPLMTFENIYPTAEIVNYFLEKEEITTDELDKKDMIIISPDTGAMDRAIYYSNILKQDIGLFYKRRDYTKVVDGKNPIIEHKYIGREVDGKDILIVDDMIASGGSVIDIAKQLKKQNAKRIFCAVSFALFTEGPDKFDQMYNEGFINGVYSTNLTYVPESIKNKEWFHAVDMSELMSEFIHHINREESISILLDKTRGINIL